From the Desulfolucanica intricata genome, the window CAAAGTATACTCCTCTTATAACTTTATAAGAGGGAGCTTAACCGGAGTGATAACATTGACACATAAACAACAAATCATAATATCCGCATATAGGGAAGGTAAATCTCAGCGAGCTATTGCCAGAGAAACAGGTGTAGATAGAAAAACAATTAGAAAGTATCTGCAAAAATATGAAGCTAAAAGGAAGTCAATTATTAAATGGAGGAAAAATTGAGGGTGACATTAGAGAACTAATTGACGATATAGTTGAAAAACCTCAATATAACGCCCAAAATAGGACTGTAAATAAGCGCATTGTTTCCGCGTGAAACAGGCACTTATTTACAACAATATCGACAACATTGCTAATAAGATTATATATATACATTATCAATTCTAGTCAATAGCAAAAGAAAAACCGCCAACTAAGAGAATATATCTCCTGATTGGCGGTCTGTCACAAATGCTATGTTTAAACATCAATTTCAACACCGGATTTAAATTCATTGGTGAGCTTATCATCAAATATCGCAACTTTTTTGCACGTTCTACATTCTTAACCTAAAGCTGCTGATCTGCCCCGGTCAGTTTCTTTTATATACTTTTCGAACTCAGTAATAAGCCCCTCCAACTTATCAGATCCAAAATTTAAGAGATAAACACCTTTTGCC encodes:
- a CDS encoding helix-turn-helix domain-containing protein, with protein sequence MTHKQQIIISAYREGKSQRAIARETGVDRKTIRKYLQKYEAKRKSIIKWRKN